One genomic segment of Clostridium estertheticum subsp. estertheticum includes these proteins:
- the secE gene encoding preprotein translocase subunit SecE — protein MAVTGNVKLKEKPNKRGIVNFFKELKAETKRITWPSKQDVKKATFAVASFTLLFVVFVALLDYGFNNLYMLIFK, from the coding sequence ATGGCTGTTACTGGGAATGTTAAATTAAAAGAAAAACCAAACAAAAGAGGCATAGTAAATTTTTTCAAGGAACTTAAGGCAGAAACGAAAAGAATAACTTGGCCTTCAAAACAAGATGTTAAAAAAGCAACTTTTGCAGTGGCGAGTTTTACTTTACTTTTTGTAGTATTTGTAGCTTTGTTGGATTATGGGTTTAATAACCTCTATATGCTAATCTTTAAATAA
- the rplK gene encoding 50S ribosomal protein L11 — MAKKITGMIKLQLPAGKATPAPPVGPALGQHGVNIMGFCKEFNAKTSDQAGMIIPVVITVYQDRSFSFILKTPPAAILLKKAVGLESGSGVPNKTKIATVSKAKVREIAELKMPDLNAASIESAMSMIAGTARSMGIVVEE; from the coding sequence ATGGCTAAGAAAATAACAGGGATGATAAAACTTCAACTTCCAGCAGGGAAAGCTACTCCGGCACCACCAGTTGGACCAGCACTTGGACAACATGGTGTTAATATCATGGGATTTTGTAAAGAATTCAATGCGAAAACTTCTGATCAAGCAGGCATGATAATACCAGTAGTTATAACAGTATACCAAGATAGATCTTTTAGTTTTATACTAAAGACTCCACCAGCAGCTATATTATTAAAGAAAGCAGTTGGTTTAGAAAGCGGTTCTGGTGTTCCAAACAAAACTAAAATTGCTACAGTTTCTAAAGCTAAAGTAAGAGAAATAGCAGAACTCAAGATGCCAGATTTAAATGCAGCATCAATTGAATCTGCTATGAGTATGATAGCTGGAACAGCAAGAAGTATGGGAATAGTTGTAGAAGAATAA
- the nusG gene encoding transcription termination/antitermination protein NusG produces MADKAKWYVVHTYSGYENKVKVNLEKAIENRNLEEYVHDIQVPMEEVVEVKDGKQKITLKKVFPGYVMVKMLMTDESWYIVRNTRGVTGFVGPGSKPVALTEDEVRTMGIAEKTIVSDYEVGESIQVTFGPLEGFVALIQEIHLEKQKIKALINMFGRETPVELEFNQIQKLD; encoded by the coding sequence ATGGCAGATAAAGCTAAATGGTACGTCGTACATACATATTCTGGTTATGAAAATAAAGTTAAAGTTAACCTAGAAAAAGCAATCGAAAATAGAAATCTTGAAGAATATGTACATGATATTCAAGTTCCTATGGAAGAAGTAGTTGAAGTAAAGGATGGAAAACAAAAAATAACTTTAAAAAAAGTATTTCCAGGTTATGTAATGGTGAAAATGCTTATGACAGATGAATCTTGGTACATAGTTAGAAACACAAGAGGAGTAACAGGATTCGTTGGTCCAGGATCTAAACCAGTAGCTCTTACTGAGGATGAAGTTAGAACTATGGGGATTGCAGAAAAAACTATAGTTTCTGATTACGAAGTAGGCGAGAGCATACAGGTAACATTCGGACCATTAGAAGGATTTGTTGCTCTAATACAAGAAATTCATTTGGAAAAGCAAAAAATAAAAGCACTTATAAATATGTTTGGCAGGGAAACCCCTGTTGAGCTAGAATTTAATCAGATACAAAAATTAGACTAA
- the rplA gene encoding 50S ribosomal protein L1, whose protein sequence is MGKNYKESAKLIDKSALYTPKETMDLVVKTSKAKFDETIELAISLGVDPRHADQQVRGAVVLPYGTGKSVKVLVFAKGDKAKEAELAGADFVGTDELVDKIQKENWFGFDIVVATPDMMGVVGKLGRVLGPKGLMPNPKSGTVTFDVTKAINEIKAGKVEYRVDKTSIIHVAIGKKSFGAEKLIANFHALMEAVVKAKPSAAKGQYLKSVSVSSTMGPGIKVNQAKVLD, encoded by the coding sequence ATGGGAAAAAATTACAAAGAAAGCGCTAAACTTATAGATAAAAGTGCTTTATATACACCAAAAGAAACTATGGACCTTGTAGTAAAAACATCTAAGGCTAAATTCGATGAAACAATAGAGCTTGCTATAAGTCTTGGTGTTGATCCAAGACATGCAGATCAACAGGTTAGAGGTGCAGTAGTACTTCCTTATGGAACAGGCAAAAGTGTTAAAGTCCTAGTTTTTGCTAAAGGTGATAAAGCTAAAGAAGCAGAACTTGCAGGAGCAGATTTTGTTGGAACTGATGAATTAGTTGATAAAATTCAAAAGGAAAATTGGTTTGGATTTGACATAGTTGTTGCTACTCCAGATATGATGGGTGTTGTTGGTAAATTAGGTAGAGTGCTAGGACCTAAAGGTTTAATGCCAAATCCAAAATCAGGAACAGTTACATTTGATGTTACTAAAGCAATAAATGAAATTAAAGCTGGTAAAGTTGAGTATAGAGTTGATAAAACTTCTATAATTCATGTAGCTATTGGAAAAAAATCTTTTGGAGCTGAAAAATTAATTGCTAATTTTCATGCATTAATGGAAGCAGTAGTTAAAGCTAAACCATCAGCAGCTAAAGGACAATATTTAAAATCAGTATCAGTTTCAAGTACTATGGGACCTGGAATAAAAGTAAATCAGGCTAAAGTATTAGATTAG
- the rpmG gene encoding 50S ribosomal protein L33: MRVKVTLACNDCKQRNYNTMKNKKNNPDRIEMKKYCKFCHKHTLHKETK; the protein is encoded by the coding sequence GTGAGAGTAAAAGTAACTCTAGCTTGTAATGATTGCAAACAGAGAAATTACAATACAATGAAAAACAAAAAAAATAATCCAGACAGAATAGAAATGAAGAAATACTGTAAGTTCTGCCACAAACATACACTTCATAAAGAAACAAAATAA